Sequence from the Nerophis ophidion isolate RoL-2023_Sa linkage group LG10, RoL_Noph_v1.0, whole genome shotgun sequence genome:
tgaatacaaaaataaaaacatatgtgttcttggcTTCCATAAGgcacggcgtggcacagtggtagaggggccatgtgcaacccgagggtccctggttcaatccccacctagtaccaacctcatcacgtccgttgtgtcctgagcaagacacttcacacttgctcctgatgggtgctggttggcgccttgcatggcagctccctccgtcagtgtgtgaatgtgtgtgtgaatgggtaaatgtggaagtagtgtcaaagcgctttgagtaccttgaaggtagaaaagcgctatacaagtacaacccatttatttaatttttttatttataaggattgtgaacgatacgcaaaattcctcaaaaagtgcagtttccttttcaACTTTAAAATTGCACAATAATGTAAAATATATTGTAGTAACAtacattttactgaaaaaaaacatatatatatatattttttttccatttgcagtaatacactgtaaaaacaacatgtGATGATTTTTtggtaaaaactggcagctcagttgtttattttttaataatttatttttcaaactgtggtaccgtttttccatttagagtaatatgctgtaaaaaacaaaaaaaaccaccgtcaattttacggtaaaattctcgTCACTTTTTTACCGTCAAATCTACAGCTATTATTATACAGTGCACATAATCAAGTGCATAGGCAATTAAGAAATATCATGACAAATATACTTCGatacatagtactttattgattccttcaggagagttccttcaggaaatatatattatatattattaactataattaattaattatactGACGATTatataaattaattaatataaTTTTTGATTATTAAGTAATTatacaaatatattattttatattcacTGTTACTTGCGGCTCTcggagggcagccataactgcgatgtggccctcaatgataTCAAGTTTGACACCTCCGTTTTACACCATTGTACGCTTGCAACACTCCTGGTGCACAAATCAAGGTCCATTAAGGCCACAAAGAACAAGAATGGACATCAGTGACGTGACCACATGATACCTGTATGCCGTATCGTTCCCTCACAGAGGCCCTCATGGCAAGGGAGGCTGGCGGCACGCAGCCGATACAGTCCAGCAGGGGCAGCAGTGGGCACGCGCCCGCCTTGCTGCTCACCTTACAGGTGAACACCGGGAGGCAGCAGAGGGCAAAGCagcctgcaaacacacacacacacacacacacacacgcacacacacacacacacacacacacacacacacacacacacacacacacacacacacacacacacacacacacacacacacacacacacacacacacacacacacacacacacacacacacacaggctcaTTGCACACAAAATGTCTCTAGCTTGTCAGGTCATAACTTACTTACAGTCGCTCATGTCTTCATGACACGCACACAGACCCGTGCTCCATTGCCCGGCCTCTCGTTTGCCCCTACTTTGCGGCTGGACCCGGATCACATGTCGGGGCATCGATGACCTTTCAAGATGTACTCAAAATTACCactgaatatttatttattttttctgggTCACACGACACATGAACATTAAATAATGTTATGATAGTCTGcgcggggcagcacggtggaagaggggttagtgcgtctgcctcacaatacgaaggtcctgagtagtcttgggttcaatctcgggcttgggatctttctgtgtggagtttgtatgtcctccctgtgactgcgtgggttccctccaggtactccggccttctcccacttccaaagacatgcacctggggataggttgattggcaacactaaattggccctagtgtgtcaatgtgagtgtgaatgttatctgtctatctgtgttggccctgtgatgaggtggggacttgtccagagtgtacgccgccttccgcccggttgtagctgagataggcaccagcgccccccctgccaccccaaagggaaccagcggtagaaaatggatggatgatggtctGCCCAAGGTAGCGTTCTGGCTAACAAAGCTCAGTGGACCGGATTCG
This genomic interval carries:
- the LOC133560343 gene encoding placenta-specific gene 8 protein-like, producing MPRHVIRVQPQSRGKREAGQWSTGLCACHEDMSDCCFALCCLPVFTCKVSSKAGACPLLPLLDCIGCVPPASLAMRASVRERYGIQGSVWSDCLYGCCCYTLSWLQISRELKRRAAAHASSSSSSSSSSSAAKYTTLPLLQGSHLV